A region of Cyanobacteriota bacterium DNA encodes the following proteins:
- the acpP gene encoding acyl carrier protein yields MDRAEIITRITKVVAAQLSVGEDEIKESSSFTTDLGADSLDTVELVMALEDEFSVEIPDEEAEKITTVGAAVNFVEQKSKA; encoded by the coding sequence ATGGATCGTGCAGAAATAATAACTAGAATTACTAAAGTTGTGGCAGCGCAATTAAGTGTAGGAGAAGATGAGATCAAAGAATCTTCAAGCTTTACTACTGACTTGGGAGCTGACTCGCTTGATACGGTTGAATTGGTTATGGCTCTTGAAGATGAGTTCAGTGTAGAGATACCTGATGAAGAAGCTGAGAAGATTACTACAGTGGGCGCAGCAGTTAACTTTGTAGAACAAAAATCTAAGGCTTAG
- the fabG gene encoding 3-oxoacyl-[acyl-carrier-protein] reductase has translation MKDKVAIITGGTRGIGKAIAELFAEQGAQVIITGRSAESKVAAEIGDNVKYIGCDIGDKLACENLIKSVLEEFGKIDVLVNNAGITQDNLFVRMKEEEWTSVMDVNLNSLFYLCQPTIKAMSKQRSGAIINMSSVVGLHGNPAQVNYSTSKAGLIGFTKSLAKEYGRRGIRVNAIAPGFIQTDMIGHVAEESQNKYKENIPLGSFGCAKDIAETALFLATSANYITGQVIQVDGGLFM, from the coding sequence ATGAAAGACAAAGTAGCAATTATTACAGGCGGGACTAGAGGGATTGGCAAAGCAATCGCTGAATTGTTTGCCGAGCAAGGTGCTCAGGTGATTATCACCGGCAGGTCTGCAGAATCAAAAGTTGCCGCAGAGATTGGCGACAATGTTAAATATATCGGCTGTGATATTGGCGATAAACTAGCTTGCGAAAATCTCATCAAGTCAGTTCTGGAAGAGTTTGGCAAGATCGATGTACTTGTGAACAATGCTGGTATTACCCAGGACAACTTATTTGTGCGCATGAAAGAAGAAGAATGGACAAGTGTGATGGACGTGAACCTTAACTCTTTGTTCTATCTCTGTCAGCCAACTATTAAAGCGATGTCTAAACAAAGATCTGGTGCGATTATTAATATGAGTAGCGTAGTTGGTTTACACGGTAATCCAGCGCAAGTAAATTACTCGACAAGCAAAGCAGGTTTGATTGGCTTTACTAAGTCACTTGCTAAGGAGTATGGACGTCGCGGCATCAGAGTAAACGCGATAGCGCCAGGCTTCATTCAGACTGATATGATTGGTCATGTTGCTGAAGAATCACAAAATAAATATAAAGAAAACATCCCACTTGGTAGCTTTGGTTGCGCTAAAGACATAGCAGAAACGGCGTTATTCCTTGCTACTAGTGCTAATTACATCACCGGTCAAGTAATACAGGTTGATGGTGGCTTGTTTATGTAG
- the smpB gene encoding SsrA-binding protein SmpB, producing the protein MGRAKKQIAKKKKKAETKSGSATVARNKRAGFDFHLGKDIIAGIVLTGAEVKSVRLGNIQMRGAYAKVIDGEVWLFNCHISEYKYAHGAKNDPDRARKLLLKRYEIARIEIELAKTNQTLIASKIFFKGNYAKALLHLGEGKKHADKRATLKKRQQDLDINRALKDY; encoded by the coding sequence ATGGGTCGAGCCAAAAAACAAATTGCCAAGAAAAAAAAGAAAGCAGAAACTAAATCTGGTTCGGCTACTGTTGCGCGCAATAAACGTGCTGGTTTTGATTTTCATCTTGGCAAAGACATTATTGCCGGTATCGTGTTGACTGGTGCTGAAGTTAAATCAGTGCGGCTTGGCAATATACAAATGCGCGGCGCTTATGCCAAGGTCATTGATGGCGAGGTCTGGCTTTTCAATTGCCATATCTCTGAGTACAAATATGCACATGGCGCTAAGAATGATCCAGACAGGGCGCGTAAGCTACTGCTCAAGCGTTATGAAATAGCACGTATTGAAATTGAGCTTGCCAAGACTAATCAAACTCTGATTGCAAGTAAAATATTTTTTAAGGGTAATTACGCCAAAGCACTTTTGCATCTTGGAGAAGGTAAAAAACATGCTGATAAGCGTGCGACACTGAAGAAGCGTCAGCAGGATTTGGATATTAATAGGGCTTTGAAGGATTATTAA
- the sdhB gene encoding succinate dehydrogenase iron-sulfur subunit: protein MTNKTEGIKFKVKRQDCPESKSYNQEFEVPYEHGMNVISLLMATRQFPKDTQGKDATPVSFECACLEEVCGSCTMVINGKVQQACTALVDNLSHPISIAPMTKFPVQRDLMVDRSNMFEALKKVKAWIQVDGVYDLGEGPRVDPSIQEENYSLSRCMTCGCCLEACPQWTNDNGFIGAQAISQAVLFNSHPNGQSTKDERTSALIENGLNNCGNAQECVKACPKDIPLTDSIARANKEATAFSIQSLLRN from the coding sequence ATGACGAATAAAACAGAGGGAATCAAATTCAAGGTTAAGAGGCAAGACTGCCCAGAATCTAAATCATATAACCAAGAATTTGAAGTACCATACGAGCATGGAATGAATGTAATTTCATTACTCATGGCAACAAGACAATTCCCCAAAGATACCCAAGGCAAAGATGCCACACCAGTCAGTTTTGAATGTGCCTGCCTTGAAGAGGTTTGCGGCTCTTGCACCATGGTAATCAACGGCAAAGTTCAGCAAGCCTGCACAGCTCTAGTTGATAATTTATCTCATCCAATTTCTATTGCACCAATGACCAAGTTTCCTGTTCAACGCGACTTGATGGTTGATAGATCCAATATGTTTGAAGCTCTCAAAAAAGTCAAAGCCTGGATTCAAGTAGACGGCGTCTATGACTTAGGTGAAGGACCAAGGGTTGATCCAAGTATCCAAGAAGAAAACTATAGCCTCAGTCGTTGCATGACTTGTGGTTGCTGCCTAGAGGCTTGCCCGCAATGGACAAACGACAATGGTTTCATCGGAGCTCAAGCAATCTCACAAGCAGTATTGTTTAATAGCCACCCCAATGGTCAAAGCACTAAGGATGAAAGAACTAGTGCACTAATTGAAAACGGTCTCAACAATTGTGGTAATGCTCAAGAATGTGTCAAAGCCTGTCCAAAGGATATCCCTCTGACTGACAGTATTGCAAGAGCAAACAAAGAAGCTACTGCTTTCTCTATTCAATCCTTGTTGCGCAACTGA
- a CDS encoding sugar ABC transporter permease, whose protein sequence is MPSLRHRPLTAVFFLSPWIIGLVVFLLGPIIASLFLSFTHYDGIGSAEFTGLANYIEMLQDKTLVASLKVTLIFAIISLPVGSMIALAMAILLNQKVKGRSFYRSCLYLPSVVPIVASSVAWIWIFKGDSSGLINQFLAIFHIQGPLWLGDPHWALPALIIMSFWSLGNPMLIYLAGLQNIPESLYESAEIDGATELEKFIHITLPILSPTIFFNVVIGIIQVFQYFVPAYVMTSGGPQNSTMFYSLYTYQTAFDDFRMGYASSLAWLLFMIVLAASSMAFYSSKKLVHYS, encoded by the coding sequence ATGCCAAGCCTACGCCATAGACCTCTGACTGCAGTCTTTTTTCTTAGTCCGTGGATAATTGGGCTAGTAGTTTTTTTACTGGGACCAATTATTGCAAGTCTCTTTCTTTCCTTTACTCACTATGATGGAATTGGCAGCGCAGAATTTACCGGACTTGCTAATTACATCGAGATGCTTCAAGACAAGACTCTAGTTGCCTCTTTAAAAGTAACCCTGATCTTTGCAATTATTAGTTTGCCAGTGGGCAGTATGATCGCCTTAGCAATGGCTATCTTATTAAATCAAAAAGTCAAAGGACGTAGCTTCTATCGCAGTTGCCTTTATTTACCGAGCGTAGTTCCGATCGTTGCATCCAGTGTCGCTTGGATCTGGATTTTCAAAGGCGACTCTAGCGGTCTGATCAACCAGTTTCTAGCTATCTTTCATATTCAAGGGCCGCTCTGGCTTGGCGACCCTCATTGGGCTTTGCCAGCACTCATTATTATGAGCTTTTGGTCACTAGGTAATCCCATGCTCATCTATTTAGCTGGCTTGCAAAACATCCCCGAGTCACTTTATGAATCTGCAGAAATAGATGGAGCAACTGAACTAGAGAAGTTCATTCATATTACGCTACCAATTTTATCACCAACTATTTTTTTCAATGTGGTGATTGGTATCATTCAAGTCTTTCAATATTTTGTACCTGCCTATGTGATGACCAGCGGCGGTCCACAAAACTCAACAATGTTCTACTCGCTATACACTTACCAGACAGCCTTTGATGACTTCCGCATGGGCTACGCTTCTTCACTTGCTTGGTTACTTTTTATGATTGTACTCGCTGCAAGTTCGATGGCGTTTTATAGTTCAAAGAAACTGGTTCATTATAGTTAA